The following are encoded in a window of Candidatus Cloacimonadota bacterium genomic DNA:
- a CDS encoding PatB family C-S lyase, with protein sequence MNFNQVIERKHSGCFKYDALKIIYGKEDIIPLWVADMDFAVAPEITESLIKRIQHPIFGYNFPDHDFHASIRKWIQKRYNWDTVGQKVINVPSIMTALAIAVLSQTKPGDSILIQTPVYPPFFSTIIEHSRNLLTNPLISRNNTYEIDWDDFEHKAAQVKMFVLCNPHNPVSKVFSYDELKKIHQICTKHEVMVFSDEIHADIVFAPNKHQSIASFGGDNVITGISPAKSFNLAGLATAVMFAPDNKIGKTLNELNNSLHTFMGNSFGITAFTAAYLKGEHWLEALLNYLKQNRDLVRDFFLEEIQSISMAECNGTYLAWLDCRELGLGDKELNNFFIQKARLALNPGTSFGIEGTGFMRLNFATPRSVLLSALERIKQALKDM encoded by the coding sequence ATGAACTTCAATCAAGTAATTGAACGCAAACATTCTGGGTGCTTTAAGTATGATGCCCTCAAAATAATCTATGGCAAAGAAGACATAATCCCACTTTGGGTGGCGGATATGGATTTTGCTGTTGCGCCAGAGATAACTGAATCTCTTATCAAACGCATACAACACCCAATATTTGGATATAACTTCCCTGATCACGATTTTCATGCTTCCATTCGTAAGTGGATTCAAAAGCGGTATAATTGGGATACAGTAGGGCAAAAAGTTATTAATGTTCCAAGTATTATGACTGCTTTGGCTATAGCGGTATTGAGCCAGACAAAACCCGGCGATTCTATTTTAATCCAAACTCCGGTGTATCCTCCATTTTTTAGTACGATTATAGAGCATTCTCGAAATTTACTCACCAATCCTTTGATTTCTCGCAACAATACTTACGAAATTGATTGGGACGATTTTGAGCATAAGGCTGCACAGGTAAAAATGTTTGTGTTATGCAATCCCCACAATCCAGTATCAAAGGTATTTTCTTACGATGAGCTAAAGAAAATTCACCAAATCTGTACCAAGCATGAAGTGATGGTATTTAGCGACGAGATTCATGCAGACATTGTGTTTGCCCCAAACAAACATCAATCCATAGCCAGTTTTGGCGGAGATAATGTAATTACGGGAATATCACCAGCCAAGAGCTTCAATCTTGCCGGTCTTGCCACGGCAGTTATGTTTGCACCAGACAATAAAATTGGCAAAACCCTGAATGAGTTGAATAACAGTCTTCACACATTTATGGGAAACAGCTTTGGCATAACCGCCTTTACCGCTGCCTACCTGAAAGGAGAGCATTGGTTGGAAGCTCTTTTGAACTACCTTAAACAAAACCGTGATCTTGTGCGAGACTTTTTCTTGGAAGAAATACAGAGCATCTCGATGGCAGAATGCAATGGCACATATCTAGCATGGTTAGATTGCAGAGAACTGGGATTAGGGGATAAGGAATTAAATAATTTTTTCATCCAAAAGGCAAGGTTGGCGCTTAATCCCGGAACTTCATTTGGTATAGAGGGAACTGGCTTTATGAGGTTAAACTTTGCCACGCCTCGCAGTGTATTACTATCGGCTTTAGAAAGAATTAAACAAGCATTAAAGGATATGTGA